The Arachis hypogaea cultivar Tifrunner chromosome 14, arahy.Tifrunner.gnm2.J5K5, whole genome shotgun sequence genome has a segment encoding these proteins:
- the LOC112798245 gene encoding uncharacterized protein gives MVEMVLLDITQAFGSPIQLASSWRWNNTDCQQGNVVVAVNLSRQSLTGLIPLSFSNLRDLKNLNLSGNNLRDSIPKSLKTLLRLESLDLSYNNLSGEVSIFPPKLKLNITISLEDSRCISNGDMY, from the exons ATGGTGGAGATGGTGTTGCTAGACATTACACAAGCATTTGGGAGTCCAATTCAGTTGGCCAGTTCATGGAGATGGAACAACACTGATTGCCAACAAGGGAACGTTGTTGTTGCTGTGAATTTGTCAAGGCAAAGTTTAACGGGGTTGATCCCTCTTTCATTTTCTAATTTAAGAGATTTGAAGAACTTGAATTTAAGTGGAAATAATTTGAGGGATTCAATACCTAAGAGCTTGAAAACATTGCTTCGTCTTGAGTCTTTGGATTTGTCTTATAACAACCTATCTGGAGAGGTTTCTATATTTCCACCAAAACTGAAGCTGAATATCACCATTTCCTTGGAGGATAGCAG GTGCATTAGCAATGGCGACATGTATTAG